The following are from one region of the Ruficoccus sp. ZRK36 genome:
- a CDS encoding glutamate--tRNA ligase family protein — protein MSDVRVRFAPSPTGFFHIGSARTALFNWLYARHTGGTFVLRIEDTDSVRNTPEALQALLDGMRWLGLDWDEGPEKGGNFGPYFQSERTGIYEEYLAKLTAAGRTYEQDGAVYFKLLGERYTEFDKYKNAELEKVRSEPVVVEDAVRGRVERTVEQDFVIRRSNGDFGFHFVNVVDDLAMNITHVIRGEDHLSNTARHIEIYKAFGATPPVFAHIPLILKSDGRGKMSKRESGALIEEYVSRHFLPQAVRNYLCLLGWNPKDDSEVMPIDEIIERFDFAGINKDGARFDEQKLAHINTEYLRALPLETFVWMAAPVLEAASLISETTDEDYLQKVLGLCQPKARSLETMPELVVPFFKDEVEFDEKAREKIFKKGDPAARLAELLPALEAIDKWDEPSLEAAYGAVAEANEQKPTAYFPISRLAVSGQGGGVPLFGLLEVLGQERVLSRIKAFV, from the coding sequence ATGTCCGACGTCCGCGTACGATTCGCCCCCAGCCCGACCGGCTTCTTCCACATCGGCAGTGCCCGCACCGCACTGTTCAACTGGCTGTATGCCCGCCACACCGGCGGCACCTTTGTCCTGCGCATCGAGGACACCGACTCGGTCCGCAACACACCCGAGGCCCTGCAGGCCCTGCTCGATGGCATGCGCTGGCTCGGACTGGACTGGGACGAAGGCCCCGAAAAGGGCGGCAACTTCGGCCCCTACTTCCAGAGCGAGCGCACTGGCATCTACGAGGAGTACCTCGCCAAGCTGACCGCCGCAGGCCGCACCTATGAGCAGGACGGCGCGGTGTATTTCAAGCTCCTGGGCGAGCGCTACACCGAGTTTGACAAGTACAAGAACGCCGAGCTGGAAAAAGTCCGCAGCGAGCCGGTCGTGGTCGAGGACGCCGTACGCGGCCGCGTCGAGCGCACGGTCGAGCAGGACTTTGTCATCCGCCGCAGCAACGGCGACTTCGGGTTCCACTTCGTCAATGTGGTGGACGACCTGGCGATGAACATCACCCATGTCATCCGCGGCGAGGACCATCTGTCCAACACCGCTCGCCACATCGAGATTTACAAGGCCTTCGGAGCGACACCGCCCGTCTTCGCCCACATCCCGCTCATCCTCAAGAGCGATGGGCGCGGCAAGATGAGCAAGCGCGAGTCCGGCGCCCTGATCGAGGAGTACGTCTCCCGGCACTTCCTGCCGCAGGCCGTGCGCAACTACCTGTGCCTGCTCGGCTGGAACCCCAAGGACGACAGCGAGGTCATGCCGATCGATGAAATCATCGAGCGTTTCGACTTCGCCGGGATCAACAAGGACGGTGCGCGTTTCGACGAGCAAAAGCTCGCCCACATCAACACCGAGTACCTGCGCGCCCTCCCGCTGGAAACTTTTGTCTGGATGGCCGCCCCCGTGCTCGAAGCCGCCAGCCTGATCTCCGAAACCACCGACGAGGACTACCTGCAAAAGGTGCTCGGCCTCTGCCAGCCCAAGGCTCGCTCCCTCGAAACCATGCCCGAGCTGGTCGTCCCCTTCTTCAAGGATGAAGTCGAGTTCGACGAAAAGGCCCGTGAAAAGATTTTCAAGAAGGGCGACCCCGCCGCCCGCCTGGCCGAGCTGCTGCCAGCGCTGGAAGCCATCGACAAGTGGGATGAGCCGAGCCTCGAAGCCGCCTACGGCGCTGTCGCCGAAGCTAACGAACAAAAGCCGACCGCGTACTTCCCGATTTCACGGCTGGCCGTCAGCGGCCAGGGTGGCGGCGTCCCGCTCTTCGGGCTGCTCGAAGTCCTCGGCCAGGAACGCGTCCTCAGCCGCATTAAAGCGTTTGTCTGA
- a CDS encoding aldo/keto reductase yields the protein MEYRRLGKTGLKLSALSYGAWVTFGQQIDEGTAKNLLKTAYEGGVNFFDNAEAYAGGEAERVMGKVLEDLGFDRESYCVSSKVFWGGGKGKSLPTTRGLSRKHVTEACHAALKRLRVDYLDLYFCHRPDAETPIAETVAAMTDLIRQGKVLYWGTSEWSARDIALAHAAAREYNLYAPVMEQPQYNLFHRARVEVEYGPLYDGPGLGTTVWSPLASGLLSGKYLEGDPGDTRLSVKGMEWLRSRFEGPEFESKCMVVAELAKLADELGTTLPRMCLAWCLKNPHVSTAIMGASKVSQLEENIKAVQELDLLSSEVMARIDTIAGTRPEPEETY from the coding sequence ATGGAATACCGGCGACTAGGAAAGACGGGACTAAAACTGAGCGCCTTGTCATATGGGGCGTGGGTAACCTTCGGGCAGCAGATCGATGAAGGTACCGCCAAGAATCTCCTCAAGACTGCCTATGAGGGTGGGGTGAACTTTTTCGATAATGCCGAGGCCTACGCCGGTGGTGAAGCCGAGAGGGTCATGGGCAAGGTGCTGGAGGATCTCGGCTTTGACCGTGAAAGCTACTGCGTCTCCAGCAAAGTCTTCTGGGGTGGCGGTAAGGGTAAGTCTCTGCCGACGACGCGCGGCCTCTCCCGCAAGCACGTGACCGAGGCCTGCCATGCTGCGCTCAAGCGCCTGCGCGTGGATTATCTCGACCTGTATTTTTGCCATCGTCCGGATGCGGAAACACCGATTGCGGAAACCGTTGCCGCTATGACGGACCTCATCCGGCAGGGCAAGGTCCTCTACTGGGGCACCTCCGAGTGGAGCGCCCGCGACATCGCGCTGGCCCACGCAGCCGCCCGCGAGTACAATCTTTATGCTCCGGTCATGGAGCAGCCGCAGTACAACCTCTTTCATCGCGCGCGCGTCGAGGTCGAGTATGGTCCCCTCTATGATGGCCCCGGTCTGGGGACGACGGTCTGGTCGCCGCTGGCTTCGGGCTTACTCTCGGGCAAGTACCTGGAGGGTGACCCCGGCGACACCCGGCTCTCCGTCAAGGGCATGGAGTGGCTCCGCTCGCGTTTCGAAGGGCCGGAGTTTGAGAGCAAGTGCATGGTGGTGGCCGAGCTGGCGAAGCTGGCCGATGAGCTCGGGACGACCCTCCCGCGGATGTGCCTTGCCTGGTGCCTGAAAAACCCGCACGTGAGCACCGCGATCATGGGGGCTTCCAAGGTCAGCCAGCTGGAGGAAAACATCAAGGCCGTGCAAGAGCTCGACCTGCTCAGCTCAGAGGTGATGGCGCGCATCGACACCATCGCCGGTACCCGCCCCGAGCCCGAAGAAACGTATTAA